The following coding sequences lie in one Haemorhous mexicanus isolate bHaeMex1 chromosome 10, bHaeMex1.pri, whole genome shotgun sequence genomic window:
- the ST6GAL1 gene encoding beta-galactoside alpha-2,6-sialyltransferase 1 → MVHINVLKKFMCVLVVILVALTVCLWRETRRSYYDPLKTRNDDLQGHRSLEKWNTVKSQGLFHEAASELGQVSKLWLGTQNKVKGSTSETAEKSKKAAFGKVWDKDSSSRNLIPRLQKVRKNYLAMNKYNVTYNGKRNAKLSPEKLLCQLRDRVNVSMIQRSDGPFGTSEWQQYLPGKSLSEAVGHLGRCAVVSSAGSLKSSHLGQEIDSHDAVLRFNGAPVRGFQDDVGQKTTVRLVNSQLVTVEEQQFLREPLYNTGILIVWDPAPYHAEIREWYRKPDYNFFESYKAYRRAHPEQPFYILNPKMQWQLWDILQENSLEHIQPNPPSSGMLGIVLMMTLCDQVDVYEFLPSKRQTDICHYYQKFHDHACTMGAYHPLLFEKNLVKHMNQGTDEDIYTHGKVTLPGFRKVHC, encoded by the exons ATGGTTCACATCAATGTGTTGAAAAAGTTCATGTGTGTTCTTGTGGTGATCCTGGTAGCACTGACAGTTTGCCTGTGGAGAGAAACCAGAAGAAGCTACTATGATCCTTTGAAGACCAGGAATGATGATTTGCAGGGGCACAGGAGTTTGGAGAAATGGAACACTGTTAAATCACAAGGCCTTTTCCATGAAGCAGCCAGTGAACTGGGGCAGGTATCCAAACTGTGGCTTGGTACGCAAAACAAAGTAAAAGGCAGCACTTCTGAAACAGCTGAAAAGTCCAAGAAAGCAGCCTTTGGGAAGGTATGGGATAAGGACAGCTCATCCAGGAATCTCATACCCAGGCTGCAGAAGGTCAGGAAAAACTACCTGGCCATGAACAAGTACAATGTGACTTACAACGGGAAGAGGAATGCCAAGCTCAGCCCAGAGAAGTTGCTGTGCCAGCTGCGGGACAGAGTCAATGTGAGCATGATCCAGAGGTCAGATGGTCCTTTTGGTACCTCTGAGTGGCAGCAGTACCTGCCAGGGAAAAGCCTCAGTGAAGCAGTGGGACACCTGGGTCGCTGTGCTGTCGTGTCCTCAGCGGGGTCTCTGAAATCATCTCACTTGGGACAAGAGATAG ACAGCCACGATGCCGTCCTGCGGTTCAACGGGGCTCCTGTCAGGGGCTTTCAGGATGATGTGGGGCAGAAGACAACAGTTCGTCTTGTCAATTCCCAG CTTGTAACTGTTGAAGAGCAGCAGTTCCTGAGGGAACCATTATATAACACTGGAATCTTAATTGTCTGGGATCCAGCACCATATCATGCAGAAATTCGTGAG TGGTACAGAAAACCAGATTACAACTTTTTTGAAAGCTATAAGGCGTATCGTAGAGCACATCCAGAGCAGCCCTTCTATATCCTGAATCCCAAAATGCAGTGGCAACTCTGGGACATTCTGCAGGAGAATTCCCTGGAGCATATTCAGCCTAATCCACCATCATCAGGAATGCTCG GCATTGTGCTCATGATGACGCTGTGTGACCAGGTGGATGTGTACGAGTTCCTCCCCTCCAAGCGGCAGACAGACATCTGCCACTATTACCAGAAGTTCCACGACCACGCCTGCACCATGGGAGCCTACCACCCCCTCCTGTTTGAGAAGAACCTGGTGAAGCACATGAACCAGGGCACGGATGAGGACATCTACACTCATGGCAAAGTCACCCTGCCTGGCTTCCGGAAAGTGCATTGCTGA